The following are from one region of the Stigmatella ashevillena genome:
- a CDS encoding Ig-like domain-containing protein, with the protein MRRLPCSVLLVLGLSLGTFVGCGGGETPAPPDAGPPPVLDAGPPDAGPPDAGPPIDLVPPSVTSHSPANGAIAVPPESRIEILFSEPMRTGEGLLQIIPGATFPDNGLVKVRPGDWDASGRQVSLAFPNGLPRKTKLTVILAQFLDVAGNPVQPSVTFSFTVGDGEAPRVTASTPSEGASQVPLSTSEVSFTFNEPMDTSAGALVALGGLTLGPAAWTGTQVLTAPIASPLANDGLYSVRLDGFRNVHGKALDGAPSLGDGKLDFGTGPDVIPPTVVSTSPAEGSTNVAPEYTSIVVVTFSEPMKKTVGKAELVDGATKTVLTPAWSDDGFTVTYDVQFQLRHNATLGIAFTGFQDLVGNAFEPKAYLGNGVLNFTTSVDTTKPYLEASNPADGAEDVYPVEVYLTGSTPATGFRKRFTFLFSEPMNTSLTRVTLHEAANPGTFRSFDGTWAADRRTLTVTVTPAATGQLPVSETRLYYMDVTGMKDASGNPLETAFPGPGGDGRVEFRTLGDLPRLDHACGHALAVTPTAVTATASFTGTTPRTDLLHGHYAVTLPGANANFTGFTRMRLGFERLYYAFLSSNVPLTVTDGTSGAVLEVLQESVPPACGAITHMATFRSTANPELRARFGQASAPTFRFVLEEQD; encoded by the coding sequence ATGCGTCGCTTGCCGTGCTCCGTTCTGCTCGTCCTCGGGTTGTCTCTGGGGACCTTCGTGGGGTGTGGAGGAGGAGAGACGCCCGCGCCGCCTGATGCGGGCCCGCCGCCCGTGCTCGACGCGGGCCCTCCCGACGCAGGCCCCCCCGATGCGGGCCCGCCCATCGATCTGGTCCCGCCCTCCGTCACTTCGCACTCCCCGGCAAACGGCGCCATCGCCGTGCCGCCCGAGAGCCGCATCGAGATTCTCTTCAGCGAGCCGATGCGGACCGGCGAGGGCTTGCTGCAGATCATCCCGGGCGCCACGTTTCCGGACAATGGCCTGGTGAAGGTCCGTCCCGGGGACTGGGATGCCTCCGGCCGCCAGGTGTCGCTCGCCTTCCCCAATGGGCTGCCCCGGAAGACGAAGCTGACGGTCATCCTCGCCCAGTTCCTGGACGTGGCCGGCAATCCGGTTCAGCCCTCCGTCACCTTCAGTTTCACGGTGGGCGATGGCGAGGCCCCCCGGGTGACGGCCTCCACCCCCAGCGAGGGCGCCAGCCAGGTGCCCCTCTCCACGTCAGAGGTCTCCTTCACCTTCAATGAGCCCATGGACACGTCCGCGGGTGCGCTCGTGGCCCTCGGGGGGCTCACCCTGGGCCCGGCCGCGTGGACAGGGACCCAGGTGCTCACGGCGCCCATCGCCAGCCCCCTTGCCAACGATGGCCTCTATTCGGTGCGGCTCGACGGGTTCCGCAACGTTCATGGCAAGGCGCTCGATGGGGCGCCGTCCCTGGGCGATGGCAAGCTGGACTTCGGCACGGGCCCGGATGTCATCCCGCCCACGGTGGTCAGCACCAGCCCGGCCGAGGGGTCCACGAACGTGGCGCCCGAGTACACCTCGATCGTGGTGGTGACCTTCAGCGAGCCCATGAAGAAGACCGTGGGCAAGGCCGAACTGGTGGACGGCGCCACCAAGACGGTGCTCACGCCCGCCTGGTCCGACGACGGCTTCACCGTCACCTATGACGTGCAGTTCCAACTGCGCCACAATGCGACCCTGGGCATCGCGTTCACCGGCTTCCAGGATCTGGTGGGCAATGCGTTCGAGCCGAAGGCCTACCTGGGCAACGGCGTGCTCAATTTCACGACGTCCGTGGATACCACCAAGCCCTATCTTGAGGCCTCCAATCCAGCGGACGGCGCGGAAGACGTGTACCCCGTGGAGGTGTACCTCACCGGGAGCACCCCCGCGACGGGCTTCCGCAAGCGCTTCACCTTCCTGTTCAGCGAGCCGATGAACACCAGCCTGACCCGCGTCACGCTGCACGAGGCGGCCAACCCGGGCACCTTCCGCAGCTTTGATGGGACCTGGGCCGCCGACCGGAGGACTCTGACGGTCACCGTCACGCCGGCCGCCACCGGGCAGCTCCCCGTGTCCGAGACGCGCCTCTACTATATGGATGTGACGGGCATGAAGGATGCCTCGGGCAACCCCCTGGAGACGGCCTTTCCGGGGCCGGGCGGGGATGGGCGGGTCGAGTTCCGCACGTTGGGTGATTTGCCGAGGCTCGACCACGCCTGCGGGCACGCGCTCGCCGTGACCCCGACGGCCGTCACCGCGACCGCGAGCTTCACGGGGACCACTCCCCGCACGGATCTGCTCCATGGGCACTATGCCGTGACGCTTCCCGGCGCGAACGCCAACTTCACGGGCTTCACCCGGATGCGGCTGGGCTTCGAGCGGCTCTACTACGCCTTCCTGAGCAGCAACGTGCCCCTGACGGTGACGGATGGGACGAGCGGCGCGGTGCTCGAGGTGCTCCAGGAGTCCGTGCCTCCCGCCTGCGGTGCCATCACGCACATGGCCACCTTCCGCTCGACGGCCAATCCGGAGCTGCGGGCGCGCTTTGGCCAGGCCTCGGCCCCCACGTTCCGCTTCGTCTTGGAAGAGCAGGACTGA
- a CDS encoding FHA domain-containing protein, whose protein sequence is MSVRLTVTQRSEAGSAAKPTELVIDEAVITLGRDKACQVVLAQQAVSRNHARISQEGNLFFLEDLGSAYGTQINGKPLPKGEKHRLRNGDIIGIAQYDVRFSHVAAMSLNVGTDKTSFVARSLVKDVMRGLTSGEGPYFRIMNGAREGERIEINDAQEIVIGRDETADVTFEEDLVSRRHAKLRRDWSGTHVEDLGSRNGIKVNKKKINRKTLKDGDELEVGSTRLLYVDPTDLPEPSVVIPHEPVDDGGEEEEEEHTPNQPLPRPLPPKRPEPPPEPPPEPPPPEPPPPEPVKEEEPPPPPEPPRPVVRSFPDEPAPSGGMFTKQKMVPLVVMGVFALLAIGIIVALIAGA, encoded by the coding sequence ATGAGCGTTCGGTTGACCGTCACTCAGCGCAGCGAGGCGGGCAGTGCCGCCAAGCCCACCGAACTCGTCATCGACGAGGCGGTCATCACCCTGGGCCGCGACAAAGCCTGCCAGGTGGTGCTCGCGCAACAGGCCGTCTCGCGCAACCACGCGCGGATCTCCCAGGAGGGCAACCTCTTCTTCCTGGAGGATCTGGGCAGCGCCTATGGCACGCAGATCAACGGCAAGCCCCTGCCCAAGGGCGAGAAGCACCGCCTGCGCAACGGGGACATCATCGGCATCGCCCAGTACGACGTGCGCTTCAGCCACGTCGCGGCCATGTCGCTCAACGTCGGAACGGACAAGACGTCCTTCGTCGCCCGCAGCCTGGTGAAGGACGTGATGCGCGGCCTCACCAGCGGTGAGGGCCCCTACTTCCGCATCATGAACGGCGCCCGCGAAGGCGAGCGCATCGAGATCAACGACGCGCAGGAGATCGTCATCGGCCGGGACGAGACGGCGGACGTCACCTTCGAGGAGGACCTGGTCTCCCGGCGCCACGCCAAGCTGCGCCGCGACTGGTCCGGCACGCACGTCGAGGACCTGGGAAGCCGCAACGGCATCAAGGTCAACAAGAAGAAGATCAACCGCAAGACGCTCAAGGACGGGGATGAGCTGGAGGTGGGCAGCACCCGCCTGCTCTACGTGGACCCCACGGACCTGCCCGAGCCCTCGGTGGTGATTCCCCACGAGCCCGTGGACGACGGCGGTGAGGAAGAGGAAGAGGAGCACACGCCCAACCAGCCCTTGCCGCGGCCCCTGCCGCCCAAGCGCCCGGAGCCGCCCCCCGAGCCGCCCCCCGAGCCGCCCCCACCCGAGCCGCCTCCGCCCGAGCCGGTCAAGGAGGAGGAGCCCCCGCCCCCGCCGGAGCCTCCGCGTCCCGTCGTGAGGAGCTTCCCCGACGAGCCAGCCCCCAGCGGCGGCATGTTCACCAAGCAGAAGATGGTGCCGCTGGTGGTCATGGGCGTCTTCGCCCTGCTGGCCATCGGCATCATCGTGGCGCTGATTGCCGGGGCGTGA
- a CDS encoding tetratricopeptide repeat protein, producing the protein MRLTPFLCALPLLAATACISKPAVHERALYNNELCTQQLAIGDLTRAEVYCDLGLEFSPHYADLWVNKGLISLQAGKKEEAKKHFIKALRFNQEQAQAYQNLGFIYLEEGAYGKAHDNFQRALKVNPDYLEARYNLGLTLMKMEKAAEAKKEFRTILAVNPNIANAHHNLGIIAYSEGNFEEAVEHISQAAQLAPDVSNVWNDYGVALMELSRFAEAREAFSTCVRLEAKNPQCLNNLAIAQRKAALIDSAGKEERETLAAENTADALYTMAVQYNEKGLVAEEERTYKKCLRLDGKYARCHYGLFKIYSEAQKRDAATIACKNFLKYGVAEEFPSETESCEKFLSQDSY; encoded by the coding sequence ATGCGTCTGACCCCATTTCTCTGCGCGCTGCCCCTGCTGGCCGCGACCGCCTGCATCTCCAAGCCTGCCGTGCACGAGCGCGCCCTCTACAACAACGAGCTGTGTACCCAGCAGCTCGCCATCGGCGACCTCACGCGAGCGGAGGTCTACTGCGACCTGGGCCTGGAGTTCTCCCCCCACTATGCGGACCTGTGGGTGAACAAGGGCCTCATCAGCCTCCAGGCAGGCAAGAAGGAGGAGGCCAAGAAGCACTTCATCAAGGCGCTGCGCTTCAACCAGGAGCAGGCCCAGGCCTACCAGAACCTCGGCTTCATCTATCTGGAGGAAGGCGCCTACGGAAAGGCCCACGACAACTTCCAGCGGGCCCTGAAGGTCAACCCAGACTACCTCGAGGCCCGCTACAACCTGGGCCTGACGCTGATGAAGATGGAGAAGGCGGCGGAGGCCAAGAAGGAGTTCCGCACCATCCTCGCGGTGAACCCCAACATCGCCAACGCCCACCACAACCTGGGCATCATCGCCTACAGCGAGGGCAATTTCGAGGAGGCGGTGGAGCACATCAGCCAGGCGGCCCAGTTGGCCCCGGACGTGTCCAACGTCTGGAACGACTACGGCGTGGCCCTCATGGAGCTCAGCCGCTTCGCCGAGGCCCGCGAGGCCTTCAGCACCTGCGTCCGGCTGGAGGCGAAGAACCCCCAGTGCCTCAACAACCTGGCCATCGCCCAGCGCAAGGCGGCCCTCATCGACTCGGCGGGCAAGGAGGAGCGCGAGACGCTGGCGGCGGAGAACACCGCGGATGCCCTCTACACCATGGCGGTGCAGTACAACGAGAAAGGGCTGGTCGCCGAAGAGGAGCGCACCTACAAGAAGTGCCTGCGGCTGGATGGCAAGTACGCCCGGTGCCACTACGGATTGTTCAAGATCTACTCAGAGGCCCAGAAGCGGGATGCGGCGACCATTGCCTGCAAGAATTTCCTCAAGTACGGCGTGGCCGAGGAGTTCCCTTCCGAGACCGAGTCGTGCGAGAAATTCCTCTCGCAGGACAGCTACTGA
- a CDS encoding methyltransferase domain-containing protein, translated as MELTRAQEIFDQLYGNLPGYEIARTEKQRTGRGDASLTYGEVLPAPFHEMVSAVSPQPGETFIDLGSGTGKATLLAAMLFPFGRLVGIELLPGLGDAARQVLQRYDAEFRPQLPPEHHGQRIEFIDGDMLEVDFKDTDVVFAHGTCYSPQLMQQLAVKLEELKPGARAVIAGQTLQSPAFAPLGMKVMRADWGSSITALYQRR; from the coding sequence ATGGAACTCACGCGCGCACAAGAGATCTTCGACCAGCTCTACGGCAACCTCCCGGGGTATGAGATTGCCCGGACGGAGAAGCAGCGGACGGGCCGGGGGGATGCCTCCCTCACCTACGGCGAGGTGCTCCCCGCCCCGTTCCACGAAATGGTGAGCGCCGTGTCCCCCCAGCCGGGCGAGACGTTCATCGATCTCGGCTCGGGCACGGGCAAGGCGACGCTGCTGGCGGCCATGCTTTTTCCCTTCGGCCGCCTGGTGGGGATCGAGCTGTTGCCGGGCCTGGGAGACGCGGCCCGGCAGGTGCTCCAGCGCTATGACGCGGAGTTCCGCCCCCAACTGCCGCCCGAGCACCACGGCCAGCGCATCGAGTTCATCGACGGGGACATGCTGGAGGTGGACTTCAAGGATACCGACGTCGTCTTCGCCCACGGGACCTGCTACAGCCCACAGCTGATGCAGCAGTTGGCCGTCAAGCTGGAGGAACTCAAGCCTGGGGCACGGGCTGTCATCGCCGGCCAGACGCTCCAGTCCCCCGCGTTCGCCCCGTTGGGCATGAAGGTGATGAGAGCGGACTGGGGCTCCAGCATCACCGCCCTGTACCAGCGGCGGTGA
- a CDS encoding RDD family protein, whose protein sequence is MTSPPAPLLDGNHTVLTPEYVEFRFTLAGVCSRFLAWLVDTLIVVIGSSAILLGLNMALAFFPGFASALSVVIYFLVDWGYAISLETAWSGQTVGKRLLSLRVIQESGVRIGFYHAALRNLARPVDRLPFLYLVGGISALLSRSHQRLGDMLAGTIVVRERRLKVPSALGTPAEEGLLADTLFISRVKKLSTEERDVIFSAALRREELSMEARLRLFATLGARLQDALAMEKPTHLSDEKWTLLVATALLPSPSARGRLPSARMRQPTRP, encoded by the coding sequence GTGACGTCCCCGCCAGCGCCCCTTCTCGACGGCAACCATACCGTCCTCACCCCCGAGTATGTGGAGTTTCGCTTCACGCTCGCGGGCGTCTGCTCGCGCTTCCTCGCCTGGCTGGTGGACACGCTCATCGTCGTCATCGGCTCTTCAGCCATATTGTTGGGGCTCAACATGGCGCTGGCGTTCTTCCCGGGCTTCGCCAGCGCGCTCAGCGTCGTCATCTACTTCCTGGTGGATTGGGGCTACGCCATCTCCCTGGAGACGGCGTGGAGCGGCCAGACGGTGGGCAAGCGCCTGCTCTCCTTACGCGTCATCCAGGAGAGCGGCGTGCGCATCGGCTTCTACCACGCGGCGCTGCGCAACCTGGCCCGGCCCGTGGACCGGCTGCCCTTCCTGTACCTGGTGGGAGGCATCTCGGCGCTGCTGTCCCGCTCGCACCAGCGGCTGGGGGACATGCTGGCCGGAACCATCGTCGTCCGAGAGCGCCGCCTCAAAGTCCCCTCGGCACTGGGTACCCCCGCCGAGGAGGGGCTGCTGGCCGATACCCTCTTCATCTCCCGGGTGAAGAAGCTCTCCACGGAGGAGCGGGACGTCATCTTCTCCGCGGCCCTCCGCCGGGAGGAGCTGAGCATGGAGGCACGGCTCCGGCTCTTCGCCACGCTGGGCGCGCGGCTTCAGGACGCACTGGCGATGGAGAAGCCCACGCACCTCTCCGATGAAAAGTGGACGCTGCTGGTGGCCACCGCCCTGCTCCCCTCCCCGTCCGCGCGGGGCCGGCTTCCCAGCGCGCGGATGCGCCAGCCCACCCGCCCCTGA